The following proteins are encoded in a genomic region of Iodidimonas sp. SYSU 1G8:
- a CDS encoding SDR family oxidoreductase has product MDLNLRGKSVLITGASKGIGLAAAEAFAEEGCDLHLAARNEAALNEHAARLRAAHGIAVTVHVVDLRESDHIDRLAIACADIDVLVNNAGDIPQGTLAQMDEARWRYAWELKVFGYIILTRAIYERMKARGHGVIINDIGAAGERFDFNYITGSAGNAALMAFTRALGGRSLLNDNIRVVGINPGPVETDRMINRLKEQAQAKWGDESRWRELTAQMPQGRAAKPREIADLMTFLASDRAGYTTGAIYTVDGGMSARN; this is encoded by the coding sequence ATGGATCTGAACCTTCGGGGCAAAAGCGTGCTGATCACGGGCGCATCGAAGGGCATCGGCCTGGCTGCGGCCGAAGCTTTCGCGGAAGAGGGCTGCGACCTGCATCTCGCCGCGCGCAACGAGGCGGCGCTGAACGAGCACGCCGCGCGGCTGCGTGCGGCGCATGGCATCGCCGTGACGGTCCATGTGGTGGATTTGCGCGAGAGCGATCATATCGACCGGCTGGCCATCGCCTGCGCGGATATCGACGTGCTGGTGAACAATGCGGGTGACATTCCGCAAGGCACGCTGGCGCAGATGGACGAAGCGCGCTGGCGGTATGCGTGGGAGCTGAAAGTGTTCGGCTACATCATCCTGACCCGGGCGATCTACGAGCGGATGAAGGCGCGCGGCCATGGCGTGATCATCAACGACATCGGCGCGGCCGGCGAGCGATTCGACTTCAACTATATCACCGGATCGGCCGGCAATGCGGCGCTGATGGCCTTCACCCGCGCGCTCGGCGGGCGCAGCCTGTTGAACGACAATATCCGCGTCGTCGGCATCAACCCGGGACCGGTGGAAACCGACCGCATGATCAACCGGCTGAAGGAACAGGCCCAGGCCAAGTGGGGCGACGAGTCCCGCTGGCGCGAGCTGACCGCGCAGATGCCGCAGGGGCGCGCCGCGAAGCCGCGCGAGATCGCGGACCTGATGACCTTCCTCGCCTCGGACCGCGCCGGCTACACGACGGGCGCGATCTACACGGTCGATGGCGGGATGAGCGCGCGCAACTGA